The following nucleotide sequence is from Salvia miltiorrhiza cultivar Shanhuang (shh) chromosome 7, IMPLAD_Smil_shh, whole genome shotgun sequence.
ttttgagcgtgaaaattaaaaaatatatagaaagtagataaagtgaattgatgaaaattatttaaatattaattatgaagagtaatatattatcaaaaaatgaataagatatttataatgagacatttcattatgaaaaatgagacatttgtaatggaacggaGTGGAGTACCTGTTTAGtcccataaaaatatagaaaaattttTATGGTacgaattttaaattatttcaaatGGAAGTATTGTAACTGGAAAAACAGTATTGTAACTGGAAAAACAGTTCAGAGATTTATGATAAGGCTAGTGtataaaagtgaaaagtaacctatattttttagggaatatatatattttttaaaaagttttTAAAAAAGTCATTTAACAACCAGAGAGATTTCTGCATTTGAAGAGGTCTATTGAGACtctgagtgagagagagagagatggcagaaGAAATGAGGAAAAACAGAATTCAAGTCTCCAACTCCAAAAAATCCCTCTTCTTCTACGTCAATCTCTCCAAGGTTTTCTTCTTACTCCCTCCCTTTCTTAGCTGCTGTTTCCCTCTTTTCATTTTGAGCTtttcaaaacaaaaattaaaaatgtattGCTTCTTTAGAAGTTTATGTGTTTCTCTTTCATGTTACTGCTCTTTCCTTGCGTGGGTTGCTGCTGGAACTCCGATCGTGTAACCGAGCGCACAACATAAGCAGTGGAGAATAGTAAAATTTGaaactgaaataaaaaataaaatttctttatttcaCTGTTGATGAATCTGCTGTGGCTTTTATATATAAGTTGATAATAGTTGTATGGAATTGATTTTGTGTTCATTAAGTATGCATTTGATAGCTGTCAAAGGAAGTTTTACGCTTTCTTGCTTTGATTAGGCCTTGTGGGTTTTGGCAATGTATCAATTGAGAATATCTTTGAAGTTCCTAGCTAGCCCTAGCTTGCAGCCAAGTTGAGTTCTTTACTTGAAAGGATGAGTTAAAAAGAGTTTTCCTAAAAATATCTTCATTTTAGTGTGTTAAAGTTAAAGCCACCTTGTTTCTCCCTGATGCTGATTGTATAAAGCCTTTCAAGGGTAAGATGGGTTCAATTCTAATATGGTATCGGAGCAGACCTAAGTTCGATGTGGATTTTTCTATTGTGCACGTTGTAGTAGCTGATGAGTCATGCCGGTTGGTAATGATCCTTTCCTCTCCTTATAATAGTGATCTTGTCCTCCCCTTATAAGGCCATGTATGTCCCACATCGACGTTGTAGTAGCTGATGAGTCATACCTTATAAGGCCTTGTTTGCCCTACATCGATTGGGTAATGATCATGACCTCCCTTTGAAAGGAGAATTAGGTGCGTTTGTGTGAGGGTTTATGTCCTAACGAGTCGATAATCATATGTGTGCAGAGGTACTTGCAGCAGTACAACGATGTGGAGCTCTCTGGTCTTGGAATGGGTATTGCTTCCACCTCCAATTCTTTGTGAATCTCTCGGCTGCCTCATTTATTAGTGTAACAACTGTTGATTCTCACCGTGCAGCTATTTCCACTGTCGTGAGCATTGCTGAAATTTTGAAGAACAACGGATTCGCCATTGAGAAAAGTCAGACATTTTCTCCTTTTTCTTCCCTTTTTGGTTATAGACTATGCATGTTTCTTTCCATCTCATTTTACATTTTGTGATGCAGAGATCAGGACGCTGACGGTTGACATGAGAGATGATCCGGAAGCGCGGccgtttcccaaggcaaaggtgaCTATCTGTGTAAAGAGATTTCTCCTATTTTATGAATGGAAAGAGGAATAGAGGGTCCTTTTCTTGAGGTGCAAAACTGG
It contains:
- the LOC130995240 gene encoding uncharacterized protein At2g34160-like, translating into MAEEMRKNRIQVSNSKKSLFFYVNLSKRYLQQYNDVELSGLGMAISTVVSIAEILKNNGFAIEKKIRTLTVDMRDDPEARPFPKAKIEILLGKSENFDELMAAEEEEEEGGGED